The following proteins are encoded in a genomic region of Cryptomeria japonica chromosome 11, Sugi_1.0, whole genome shotgun sequence:
- the LOC131063962 gene encoding uncharacterized protein LOC131063962, with protein MARAELNLQSTSQLFKQAALSFKASIWVFLSIALLSSVYETAIERATDLSGFSLNFNDTRLSVDFDFHLKSLFPIHSDDEVNEAKQGGANSLLGRFLSAIFAPTSTTNGTAAELAQKEYSQGEKDGSVEAVGEQIGLSERGDQVVDSIGEKIMQSKELENVQNETPNESEGNSYVKPNEPETIDKLPNESEYAPFGKIIQSENPSEDSKDLDESGITHNENLNHIDTDSEIAHKRSPDKPGITQDENNAKLENQSDSARGLDGNALEDGDEIIGSPFVGSLKIVHRFGNESKKNIAKKLLKQQARTPSSTGIFDQGAIPPGAEKTLALVLSIILLVSFVILLVVTFQVAFALRVVAFTVTSTHVGKKASIKHSLRSSLRSGIWKLMWFAIFIGFLQELQTQFMAKIFFGEALEKNQIEKLVYRLSVMPFSILAPWKDDLATGMGMSIRIGAFTSFRYLFDWLIYSTYIVGCWVAIMEREYSGREALNKGWNLVKNMAFEAAIIKVIEAVFCGRSFGWMLKKLGGQFFSSFTVTLVQTYFLVLWLIFYFAARCKEDEGGREHFTHQDLEDFLDKLR; from the coding sequence ATGGCAAGAGCAGAGTTGAACCTGCAGAGTACCTCTCAGTTGTTCAAACAAGCGGCGTTGTCATTCAAGGCAAGTATTTGGGTTTTCTTAAGCATAGCTCTTTTGTCTTCTGTATATGAAACTGCTATTGAGCGTGcaaccgatctgtctggtttttcTTTAAATTTTAACGATACCAGACTTTCGGTTGACTTTGATTTCCATTTAAAATCCCTTTTTCCAATCCACTCAGATGATGAGGTTAATGAAGCAAAGCAGGGGGGTGCAAATTCTTTGTTGGGTCGTTTTCTATCTGCAATTTTTGCACCAACATCCACAACCAATGGGACTGCTGCGGAATTGGCTCAGAAAGAATATAGTCAAGGAGAAAAAGATGGATCAGTAGAGGCCGTGGGCGAGCAAATTGGACTCAGTGAGAGAGGAGATCAAGTAGTTGACAGTATAGGAGAAAAAATTATGCAATCCAAGGAATTAGAGAATGTCCAAAATGAAACACCCAATGAATCAGAGGGAAATTCCTATGTAAAACCCAATGAACCAGAAACAATTGACAAACTCCCGAACGAATCAGAGTATGCCCCCTTTGGAAAGATCATTCAAAGTGAAAACCCATCAGAAGATAGTAAAGATCTTGATGAATCAGGTATTACCCACAATGAAAACCTTAATCATATAGATACTGATTCTGAGATTGCCCACAAAAGAAGTCCCGATAAACCGGGAATTACCCAAGATGAAAATAACGCTAAATTGGAGAATCAATCAGATAGTGCACGTGGTTTAGATGGAAATGCTTTGGAAGATGGTGATGAGATAATTGGATCTCCATTTGTAGGGTCGCTGAAAATAGTTCATAGGTTTGGGAATGAAAGCAAGAAAAATATTGCAAAGAAACTGTTGAAGCAGCAAGCTAGGACCCCATCTTCTACAGGCATATTTGATCAAGGAGCGATTCCGCCCGGAGCAGAAAAAACTTTGGCTCTTGTGTTGTCAATCATTCTGCTAGTTTCATTTGTTATTCTCTTAGTTGTTACCTTTCAGGTTGCATTTGCTCTCAGAGTTGTAGCCTTTACTGTCACTAGTACTCATGTCGGGAAGAAAGCCTCAATTAAGCATTCACTCAGATCAAGCCTGAGGTCTGGCATTTGGAAGTTAATGTGGTTTGCAATTTTTATTGGgtttcttcaagaacttcagaccCAATTCATGGCTAAGATTTTCTTTGGAGAGGCCTTGGAGAAGAATCAGATTGAAAAACTGGTATATAGGTTGTCAGTCATGCCTTTTTCTATCTTGGCTCCATGGAAGGATGATTTGGCTACTGGCATGGGTATGTCTATACGGATAGGGGCTTTTACAAGTTTTCGGTATTTGTTTGATTGGCTGATTTACAGTACTTATATTGTGGGCTGCTGGGTAGCCATTATGGAAAGAGAGTATTCTGGTCGTGAAGCTTTGAATAAAGGCTGGAATCTGGTAAAGAACATGGCATTTGAAGCTGCAATAATTAAAGTTATTGAAGCTGTTTTCTGTGGACGAAGCTTCGGTTGGATGCTCAAGAAACTTGGTGGACAGTTCTTTTCATCTTTTACAGTAACTCTAGTGCAGACATACTTTCTAGTACTTTGGTTAATTTTCTATTTTGCTGCAAGATGCAAGGAAGATGAGGGTGGGAGAGAGCATTTTACTCACCAGGATTTGGAGGACTTTCTGGACAAACTCAGGTAA